A DNA window from Helianthus annuus cultivar XRQ/B chromosome 15, HanXRQr2.0-SUNRISE, whole genome shotgun sequence contains the following coding sequences:
- the LOC110912399 gene encoding receptor-like protein kinase FERONIA, translating to MLAFNLPFFFVLLFSTTSSQPYIPTDHFFLSCGSSTATNSTYEQGSWDGDEHSKFVPSNITTTSFSSIPDNLDPSVPQVPYSTARIFNTCSFTYTFPVSSQGPKYLRLHFYPATYSGLHTEQSFFSVSSNGYSLLTNFSAFLAASFMAKSNVVKEFLIYVKDTQILNVTFTPSPNAYAFINGIEIVSMPEHLYFNAKMPKYVNGYTGPFINMDTALENVYRLNMGGGEIPGNDDTGMYRSWEQDNNYLYGGTIGLTSLYNNPIMYTTETPNYTAPETVYQTQRSMGNQSDKYNLTWIFPVDSGFYYMLRLHFCNIIPQYTEKGDVRFRIFINNQTAEQYADVFRWTQGSGYPVYKDYIVFVNDTDGHRSIQDLWLAMHPNPSHEESGDAYLNGLEAFKLSVNGNLSSPNPELSPDHLQPSVLSATKGEKKNPPFSTIFGVVGGCLVLLLSILILLVFRRQRRVKHLSTTKSSWGQTSSDTILRCRRFTLQEVKMATDEFNDNCSIGSGGFGKVYKGYMDNATTIVAIKRLNPSSSQGPHEFLTEISLLSKISHVHLVSMIGYCVEDGEMLLVYDYMAHGTLQEHLYNTSKPPLSWKRRLDICIGAAKGLNYLHSMEKRAIIHRDVKSTNILLDENWVAKVSDFGLSKLGSKDPSKTHVSTLVKGSFGYIDPEYCRTKQLTEKSDVYSFGVVLFEVLCARPAIVQRVRDEQVNLAEWGKNCHRKGTLEKIIDPKLSGEIAPRCLRKFGEVASSCLHEVGSERPAMEEVVWGLEFALELQEAAEETDGDHV from the coding sequence ATGTTAGCCTTCAATTTACCATTCTTTTTTGTGCTCCTCTTCTCTACCACCAGCTCACAACCCTACATACCCACTGATCACTTCTTCCTCAGCTGCGGTTCATCCACAGCTACAAATTCAACTTATGAACAGGGGTCTTGGGATGGTGACGAACATTCCAAATTTGTGCCTTCCAACATCACCACCACCTCCTTCTCATCCATCCCCGACAACCTTGATCCTTCTGTCCCCCAAGTCCCTTATTCCACTGCTCGAATTTTTAACACTTGTTCATTTACCTACACTTTTCCTGTCTCCTCCCAAGGCCCCAAATATCTCCGTTTACATTTCTATCCTGCCACTTATTCCGGTCTCCACACCGAACAATCTTTCTTCTCCGTATCATCCAACGGATACTCTCTTTTAACCAACTTCAGCGCTTTCCTGGCTGCCTCCTTTATGGCAAAGTCTAATGTTGTAAAAGAATTCCTCATCTATGTAAAAGATACACAAATCTTAAATGTTACTTTTACACCCTCACCCAACGCATACGCCTTCATAAATGGTATTGAAATTGTTTCAATGCCTGAACATTTGTATTTTAATGCCAAGATGCCGAAATACGTTAATGGGTATACAGGACCCTTTATTAATATGGACACGGCGCTTGAGAATGTTTACAGGCTAAACATGGGTGGAGGAGAAATACCTGGTAACGATGATACTGGTATGTACAGGTCATGGGAGCAAGATAATAACTACTTATATGGAGGTACCATTGGGTTGACGTCTCTTTATAATAATCCAATCATGTATACTACTGAAACGCCCAATTATACCGCTCCTGAGACAGTTTATCAAACCCAGAGGAGTATGGGCAATCAGTCTGACAAGTACAATCTGACTTGGATATTTCCTGTTGATTCTGGGTTTTATTACATGCTCCGCCTCCATTTTTGCAACATCATACCACAATACACAGAGAAAGGTGATGTgcgttttagaatttttatcaacAATCAAACAGCTGAGCAGTATGCTGATGTATTCCGCTGGACTCAAGGTAGTGGGTATCCTGTATACAAGGATTACATTGTGTTTGTCAACGATACTGATGGCCACCGAAGCATCCAAGATTTGTGGCTAGCGATGCATCCTAATCCCAGTCATGAAGAATCTGGTGATGCTTATTTGAACGGTTTGGAAGCATTCAAGCTGAGTGTGAACGGTAATCTTTCAAGCCCAAACCCGGAACTTAGTCCTGATCACCTACAGCCAAGCGTTTTGTCGGCCACAAAAGGGGAGAAGAAGAATCCACCATTTTCCACAATTTTTGGAGTTGTTGGAGGATGTTTAGTCTTGCTACTGTCTATTTTAATTCTTTTAGTATTTCGACGACAAAGGCGAGTAAAACACCTTAGCACCACTAAGTCATCATGGGGTCAAACTTCTAGTGATACAATACTTCGCTGCCGTCGTTTTACACTACAAGAAGTCAAAATGGCTACAGATGAATTCAATGACAATTGTAGCATTGGTAGTGGAGGTTTCGGTAAGGTGTACAAAGGGTACATGGACAACGCTACAACAATCGTAGCAATCAAACGCCTCAACCCTTCATCTAGCCAGGGTCCTCATGAATTCTTAACAGAAATATCGCTATTGTCTAAAATAAGTCATGTCCATCTAGTGTCCATGATTGGATATTGTGTAGAGGATGGAGAGATGTTACTTGTCTATGATTACATGGCCCACGGGACTCTACAAGAACATCTCTACAACACGAGCAAACCTCCACTGTCATGGAAAAGACGTCTTGATATTTGCATTGGCGCAGCCAAAGGCTTGAATTATCTCCACTCTATGGAAAAGCGTGCAATAATTCATCGGGACGTCAAGTCCACAAATATCTTACTGGATGAGAATTGGGTTGCTAAGGTGTCTGATTTCGGTTTGTCAAAGCTAGGTTCAAAAGATCCATCAAAAACACATGTCAGCACGCTGGTGAAGGGAAGTTTTGGGTACATCGATCCTGAATATTGCCGGACCAAACAACTGACGGAGAAGTCTGATGTGTACTCATTTGGAGTGGTTCTTTTTGAGGTGTTATGTGCAAGACCTGCTATCGTTCAACGAGTGAGAGACGAGCAAGTGAATTTGGCAGAATGGGGTAAGAATTGCCATCGAAAGGGAACCTTGGAAAAAATCATTGATCCAAAACTAAGTGGTGAGATTGCTCCTCGGTGTTTGAGGAAGTTCGGAGAGGTGGCGAGTAGTTGCTTGCATGAGGTAGGGAGTGAGCGACCTGCAATGGAAGAGGTGGTTTGGGGACTAGAGTTTGCATTGGAACTACAAGAAGCTGCTGAGGAAACTGATGGTGATCATGTGTAA